A stretch of DNA from Triticum dicoccoides isolate Atlit2015 ecotype Zavitan chromosome 2A, WEW_v2.0, whole genome shotgun sequence:
CTCTCGGACATGCACAAGGCGCGCCACTACTACCGCGCCACCTCGCTCTCGGAGGAGGAGAAGCTGTACCTCCACCAAATCGACGACTtcgccgccgccaccatcgccgagtACGAGGCCAGCGTCGGCCCCGTCCCGGCCTTCGACAAGCACCTCAGCCTGTTCAGCCAAGAAATCCCACTGGAGTTCCCCGAAcccttggctccccctcccccttcttcGGCTTCGGCTTCGGCTTCTCACCACGAGTGAGTTCTCGCTCCTTGCACCAGCATTCATGGTCACTATGCCTTCTGCCGGTTCCTTGTGATTGCAAACTAATTAGTCTACAACCATTTCAGAAATTCAGAGTAGTATGCCTAGAACAAGCCTGTATGTTTGCCCAGTTTCAACTCAAAAGATGGAGTAGTGGTGTAGGCATAATGGGagatcttagagcatctccagccgtttgccCCCCCAGGAGGCATTTTTTTCGCCCCTAGGGGGGCTGCCGGCGAAAAATTTGACTTGGGGGGCGAAAATGTTCCACTCGTTGCATCCCCACAAGCAGTGTTGGACTCCCACGAACAGAGCGGCATTTCGTCGAGCATCTTGCCCGCGGCGGCGTCTGACTACCTCCTCGTCGCGCAGCTAGAGCAGGTTGTGCCCGTCTTGGCCTTGACATTGACCTTGAGCCCCTTGGCCACGAGCAGGTCGAGGCGCGCGTCGTTGGCGCCGGTCGTCTTCGCCGCTGCCGGAGACGCGCTGCTCGAGCTCGGCGCGCCCGTGCTCCTCGCGTGCGGCCTCGACAGCGCCCCCATGCTCCCGTTCTGCGTGGCCCGCCCCCTCCCTGCCCCGCCGTCGCGTTCGACGCCGCCGAGAAGACCTGGGCGCGGTGTTGTGGCACCCTGGACCATGGTGCCGAGCACGCCCGTCCGGCTGCTGCTGCCTGTGCATGCCCGGCCACGCAGAGGCGGGCGCGGGCCGTCCCGGCCACACCCCGGCGAGCTCCGCCTCGGCCACGCCCCGGCGGGNNNNNNNNNNNNNNNNNNNNNNNNNNNNNNNNNNNNNNNNNNNNNNNNNNNNNNNNNNNNNNNNNNNNNNNNNNNNNNNNNNNNNNNNNNNNNNNNNNNNNNNNNNNNNNNNNNNNNNNNNNNNNNNNNNNNNNNNNNNNNNNNNNNNNNNNNNNNNNNNNNNNNNNNNNNNNNNNNNNNNNNNNNNNNNNNNNNNNNNNNNNNNNNNNNNNNNNNNNNNNNNNNNNNNNNNNNNNNNNNNNNNNNNNNNNNNNNNNNNNNNNNNNNNNNNNNNNNNNNNNNNNNNNNNNNNNNNNNNNNNNNNNNNNNNNNNNNNNNNNNNNNNNNNNNNNNNNNNNNNNNNNNNNNNNNNNNNNNNNNNNNNNNNNNNNNNNNNNNNNNNNNNNNNNNNNNNNNNNNNNNNNNNNNNNNNNNNNNNNNNNNNNNNNNNNNNNNNNNNNNNNNNNNNNNNNNNNNNNNNNNNNNNNNNNNNNNNNNNNNNNNNNNNNNNNNNNNNNNNNNNNNNNNNNNNNNNNNNNNNNNNNNNNNNNNNNNNNNNNNNNNNNNNNNNNNNNNNNNNNNNNNNNNNNNNNNNNNNNNNNNNNNNNNNNNNNNNNNNNNNNNNNNNNNNNNNNNNNNNNNNNNNNNNNNNNNNNNNNNNNNNNNNNNNNNNNNNNNNNNNNNNNNNNNNNNNNNNNGAAGGCAAGAAGACACGATGGGCAGCTTGGCCGGCGCGCGACGAgcagggcggcgacggcggtgCGCTGTCAGTAGGGCGGCGCGGCGGAGCTATGTGAGCAGAGGGTGGCGGAGGAGGCAGAGGCCGGCGTGCGGCAAGGAGGCGGCCGGCCGGCCGCGAccagcaagggggggggggcgagtatGTGGGCACGTGGGTGGGGACCGGGAGGAAAAGTATGAAGAGGcgagtgagaggctgacagtgggccattGACATGCAAAATCTTCTCTCTCCGCCCCCAACAGCCCCCCGGTGGCCTGGGATCGCCGTGGTACCGCCGGCTCTGTTTTTTGTCAAATCCGGCGTTTTTTAAGGTCGTGGGGGCGTGAGTGGAGAGTTTTTCGCCCGCTGGCACTGAAAAAGTGCCTCTGGGGGGCTTCTTGGGGAGCCTAGTGGAGATGCTCTTATCTCCTTGGAACTCTTCTATGTATCCGATTGTAGTAACCAATTAATGGTTGAGATTTTGTATAGTTCATAGATAGATTAATCACAGGCCAGTAGAAATGTGCTAGTACGGTAGTACCTTGATTTATTCCACAAACAGCAGAGCTGTAGAGGTGTGGTTATAGCTCTATTACCATGGCTAATAGTAAACTGGTCATCGTCAGGGGAATAAAAGTAGCAGCTAGGTAAATTATTCAGGGTCAAACCAATCTATAATTCGTTCCTGGCTGCCCTCAAGATCTGCAAAGGGTCTTCACCAATACACCCCCTCTCTGGTTTTGTCTTAGCAGCGAAACGATGTGACTGTCTAGattgagtaagttagtacttgtttcTTAATCTGGTTGAGTTAATATCAGGTTCGCCATTGATTTGTTTCCTGAATGGCCTTTCATCCCAAACTAAAGTACCAGACTGTAGATTAAAGTGTTAGGTATGGCGTGGCTTGGGCTGTggacaatgccttcagacttgccCGTCCCAGCTCCAATTATGTCTTGTTCTATCTGCCTCGGAGCCTGGCATTAACTATTTCACTGCACActtgattattcaaactagaaatgaATTGCTTTAGGGTTATAGAATAGATATCTTAACGTGTTCCGTTTGGTTGGAGACACTAAGAACTGGAGAACTTTGTGAAAACAGTAAGATCAATCACAACCGGTGAGTAGGATAACAGGATGCAGCTACTGATTTAGCAGCCCTACTAAATAGATGTAGGTGGTATTCCATAGTATAACCCCAGTAACTTGTGCTGAGAAAACAAATATGCCTTTGTGAACAGACATTTGATCGCTTTTGTTCTATTTATATATTAGCTACATAATGTTTGtgaatatatataggtgggagcccAGCTCTGGCTTCTGTCTGACCCCCCGTGGAAGCAACTTTAGCCACTTTCGACTCAAAAGATGAAGTAGGATGTAGGCAGAATGGGAGATTCTATCTCCTTGGGACTCTTCTACGTGTCCGATTGTAGTAGTCAATTAACAGTTGAGATTTGGTATAGTACCTACATAGTGGTTGTAGCTCTATTAGCGTGGCTAGTAGTAAATTGTTCAGGGGCACAAAAGTAGCCGCTCAGTAAAGTATTCAGGGTCAAACCAGTTAATCTATAATTTGTTCCTTGCCGCCCTCAAGATCTGCAAAGGTCCTTCACCAATTATTATTCTCTTTCGCCAAACGTTTAGCATTGCATTGCTACACACTGTTTAGAGCCCCTCCAGTTTTGTCTTAGCAGCGAAACAATGTGACCGTCTAGATGAAGTAAGTTAGCACCTGAATTTTGATCTGCTTCAGTTAATGTCAGGTTCACCATCGATTTGTTTCGTGAATGGTCTTTCACCCCAAACCCATGTACCAAACTCTAGATTAAAGTGTTAGATGCGGCGCGGCTAGTGCTTGTGGACAATGCCTTCAGACTTCTCCATCCTAGCTGCAGCTATGTCTCGTTTAAACTATTTCAATACACACTTGATTTTTCAAACTATAAATGAATTGCTTTGGGGTCATAGATATCTACACGCGTTCCATTTGTTTGGGGACACAAAGAAGTGGAGAACATCGCAAAAATGGTGAGATCAATCACAAACAGTGAGTAGGATAACAGGATAAGTACACTTGGAAAAAAGAGAGGCAGTTACTGATTTAGCAGCCCTACTAAATAGATGTAGGTGGTATACCATAGTATAATGCCATTATATGATATAATTCTATTTATACATTATCTACATATAATGTTTGTGCATATATGTAGGTGGGAGCCCAGATGTGGTTTCTGGTTTGACCCCCTGTGAGTTTAGCCACTTCGGCTAAAATTTGTCGGGTTCGGCTCGGGGTCTCCTGTAGCTCCTTAATATAATTCCGCGGGGTTCCTCCCCTATTGGATTATATTAAAAAAAATGTTTGTGCACATATTCAGTTGTGTTGTTGACTATCATGTAGGCCTGCTGTGGACAATGGAGGGGATGTTGCATGCTAAGAGATGATCACCTGGAGCACCCCATCCCTTTCATTTCTTCGCCCCGGTCATCCAAGTCGGCTATCATGGTTCTAGGGGCTTTGTACCTATTTTAAGCATGTCTGCAGTTTGACTGACGGTGATTAATTTAAACTTAGAGCTGTGAGAGTATCAGTACGGGTGTAGCTAGGAACGTGTTGGTTCTGGAGTGTGATCCATGCTTGCATTACTCTGTGCCTAGGTGAATTACGAATGCTATCATCACATCGTTTGTATTACTGGATCATGGCTGTTGGCGTGTTGAGAATTGGTCGTATGTCTGTTCATATGGATGATTAATTTAAGCTGTCCACGGTTTCACCAATTTCAAGTCTGTTTTAGCAATGCAGTTTTGCTTGTCGACTcgtttttcttttgaaaaaaaagaaaaggaaaaaaaatcatgcAATATGTGGGGATTGAAAAGTGATCACAAGGCAGAGAAAGGGCCTAATACTTTCCGTTAGCTCGTTCCACATAATTAGCTGGAACTTCACATTCGTGGGTCCCGGCAAAACAGGCTAGTGGCAGACGAAGGTAAATACTTAGGATATAATATAATAATACTAGTAAATAGGCAGAAGAACAAGCCCTCACAACCAGTCAAAGCTGAGAGATGCTATCAATCTTGCAGTCATCCGATCCCAAGTTCCCTCCCTGATCTGATGTGAAGCAACACATTTCCTTTTGTCCAAACCGTTGGTCTAGTTTCCGTTTGTCAAGTACTATATGTTTTAAGAACGAATGTAGTACTCCATTTGTTCTAGTAACTAGTTAAGCTTCACAGGGATGAACTGTAACTACTTTTTGGCTTAACTGGGTCTGCAATGAAAAGATGCGGCATAAACACGGCAACAAAAAGGGCACAAACAGGCTCAgctagtagtagcagcagcagtaaGGAACTAAGGATATGCAAGGCAACAACATAAGCCACCAGCACATCCAAGCAGAACACGGCACCTGCTATCCGCTAGGTTCTACAGTGATGGGATTATATAGCACTTGCTCTACTTTGGTTCTACCTTCTACGGTGATGGGATATACAAGTTTTTCTCCAATGTAGGCAAATGTTTCACAACAGGGAAACCGCAGCGCCTACGGGCCACAGCTACAGCAGCTCACTTCTTGCCCCGGCCCTTGGACTTCTTGGATTtctacttgctcttgtgcttctgCACTGCCTTTCTGGAAGTCGAGGCCGCAGCTTCTCCCGTGTCAGGTTCGTCGTCATGTGAGCATACGTCGGCATCAGCCTGAGGCTGGACAGCAGCAGCGCTGCTCCAGTCATTCATGCTTTTCTTTGTCGCTTCAATCCTCCTTAGGCTTGCTTTAGGCCCTGTTTGCTTCAGCTTTTAACGACGGATTCCGCTGCCGCGCATCAGAATTTGAACCAAAGGCCGAACCCAGTAgaatttgatttcagaaatctactGCCAAAATTTAAACCAAAAGCGAAAGCAGCTGaggacgtgctttccaaaatctgattccgctgAGGGTCAAAATCTGAAAAAGCTatatcagctggtttgccaaatgacctacatctttttcacatcagattttccacagctgtttttccacagcagattttttacagctgcttttagaaatccacagccaAACCAAACAGGGCCTCAGTCAGCACTCGGAAGATTAGCTGCAGTTTGTTCTCACCTTGGCACAACTTCTCCACAGCAAGAAAAGCTCTTCCCCTCACTCTGTGATGACCAAAATAATTCACACGAAGTGGTAAATTTTCACAAGACATGGGGGTAACCTAGTCATGTCTCTTACACTAGTCTTGAGGGTGCATATCTGCGGCATTTGTACTGCATTTAAGAATTTTATAGTTGGCCCTGAATTAACATTCGCTTACCTGCCAGAACCATTTTCGAACTCATTGCAGATGCGCCTGACATTGTCCAACAATCGTTTATCAATCCCTGCTG
This window harbors:
- the LOC119356341 gene encoding uncharacterized protein LOC119356341; amino-acid sequence: MATSTSGAGDGKVSMDAKAKALVAAKIQEGKYKVRMIGEYAVRTDRAIDALEKKVQDIEAVMDLELMLGEYCADLSDMHKARHYYRATSLSEEEKLYLHQIDDFAAATIAEYEASVGPVPAFDKHLSLFSQEIPLEFPEPLAPPPPSSASASASHHEPAVDNGGDVAC